A genomic stretch from Schistosoma haematobium chromosome 4, whole genome shotgun sequence includes:
- the STK19_1 gene encoding Serine/threonine-protein kinase 19 (EggNog:ENOG410VDJ4~COG:T), whose protein sequence is MKRKLSDDGVTSLPKVMKVSSIPEMKTVCDALEYLFSLYPSMNSKNLGRPIVLKSQLYTLVNNRNKVESQLSDMQTSQRIRLLNIDDQIDDSVGIMKSDDFVNSFRDFSIDESKILGLVIIILFLSFQNDLRNSLVKSIII, encoded by the exons ATGAAGCGTAAGCTATCTGATGATGGTGTTACCAGCCTCCCAAAAGTTATGAAGGTATCCAGTATACCTGAAATGA AAACAGTATGTGATGCTCTTGAATATCTGTTTAGTCTATATCCTTCTATGAACTCAAAAAATCTTGGCCGCCCAATCGTTTTGAAGTCACAGTTATACACTCTTGTAAATAATCGGAACAAAGTAGAATCTCAACTG TCAGATATGCAGACATCTCAGAGAATACGTTTATTAAACATTGACGACCAAATCGATGATTCCGTTGGTATAATGAAATCTGATGATTTTGTAAATTCTTTCAGAGATTTCTCTATTGATGAGTCAAAGATTTTAGGTTTAgttataattatattattccTAAGTTTTCAGAACGATTTGCGGAATTCACTAGTCAAAAGTATCATTATTTAA
- the STK19_1 gene encoding Serine/threonine-protein kinase 19, variant 3 (EggNog:ENOG410VDJ4~COG:T), translating into MLVEGQYFFLIFAFLMKRKLSDDGVTSLPKVMKVSSIPEMKTVCDALEYLFSLYPSMNSKNLGRPIVLKSQLYTLVNNRNKVESQLSDMQTSQRIRLLNIDDQIDDSVGIMKSDDFVNSFRDFSIDESKILERFAEFTSQKYHYLSLCKRVASENFSDNEISILIQNGALTIKSENSWYISTPYLGAFIRAYKAGQRGLLTIIKKTRFKELLLSEIFHRNLGKGAYLGHMYHLLAHLGAGTLNSIQTSSGLLIRM; encoded by the exons TTCCTCATGAAGCGTAAGCTATCTGATGATGGTGTTACCAGCCTCCCAAAAGTTATGAAGGTATCCAGTATACCTGAAATGA AAACAGTATGTGATGCTCTTGAATATCTGTTTAGTCTATATCCTTCTATGAACTCAAAAAATCTTGGCCGCCCAATCGTTTTGAAGTCACAGTTATACACTCTTGTAAATAATCGGAACAAAGTAGAATCTCAACTG TCAGATATGCAGACATCTCAGAGAATACGTTTATTAAACATTGACGACCAAATCGATGATTCCGTTGGTATAATGAAATCTGATGATTTTGTAAATTCTTTCAGAGATTTCTCTATTGATGAGTCAAAGATTTTAG AACGATTTGCGGAATTCACTAGTCAAAAGTATCATTATTTAAGCTTATGTAAACGTGTTGCATCGGAGAATTTTTCGGATAATGAGATAAGCATTCTAATACAAAATGGAGCTTTAACCATCAAATCCGAGAACAGTTGGTACATTTCCACTCCATATCTTGGTGCATTTATTCGTGCCTACAAAGCTGGTCAACGGGGTTTATTAACAATAATTAAGAAGACGCGATTCAAAGAATTATTGCTATCT GAGATTTTTCATCGAAACCTGGGTAAAGGTGCTTATCTAGGTCATATGTATCACTTACTCGCCCATTTAGGAGCTGGAACTTTGAATTC GATTCAAACTAGCTCTGGTTTGCTTATCAGAATGTAA
- the STK19_1 gene encoding Serine/threonine-protein kinase 19, variant 2 (EggNog:ENOG410VDJ4~COG:T) → MKRKLSDDGVTSLPKVMKVSSIPEMKTVCDALEYLFSLYPSMNSKNLGRPIVLKSQLYTLVNNRNKVESQLSDMQTSQRIRLLNIDDQIDDSVGIMKSDDFVNSFRDFSIDESKILERFAEFTSQKYHYLSLCKRVASENFSDNEISILIQNGALTIKSENSWYISTPYLGAFIRAYKAGQRGLLTIIKKTRFKELLLSEIFHRNLGKGAYLGHMYHLLAHLGAGTLNSIQTSSGLLIRM, encoded by the exons ATGAAGCGTAAGCTATCTGATGATGGTGTTACCAGCCTCCCAAAAGTTATGAAGGTATCCAGTATACCTGAAATGA AAACAGTATGTGATGCTCTTGAATATCTGTTTAGTCTATATCCTTCTATGAACTCAAAAAATCTTGGCCGCCCAATCGTTTTGAAGTCACAGTTATACACTCTTGTAAATAATCGGAACAAAGTAGAATCTCAACTG TCAGATATGCAGACATCTCAGAGAATACGTTTATTAAACATTGACGACCAAATCGATGATTCCGTTGGTATAATGAAATCTGATGATTTTGTAAATTCTTTCAGAGATTTCTCTATTGATGAGTCAAAGATTTTAG AACGATTTGCGGAATTCACTAGTCAAAAGTATCATTATTTAAGCTTATGTAAACGTGTTGCATCGGAGAATTTTTCGGATAATGAGATAAGCATTCTAATACAAAATGGAGCTTTAACCATCAAATCCGAGAACAGTTGGTACATTTCCACTCCATATCTTGGTGCATTTATTCGTGCCTACAAAGCTGGTCAACGGGGTTTATTAACAATAATTAAGAAGACGCGATTCAAAGAATTATTGCTATCT GAGATTTTTCATCGAAACCTGGGTAAAGGTGCTTATCTAGGTCATATGTATCACTTACTCGCCCATTTAGGAGCTGGAACTTTGAATTC GATTCAAACTAGCTCTGGTTTGCTTATCAGAATGTAA